TGAAAGATCCCAAGTTGGAACTATAAGCATTAACCTGAGAATCTGTGGAACCCCCACTAAATAGCTGTTGATCAGAGTGTAATAACCCTTTCTGCCCCTGCAAATTCTTGAAATATGCATTGTCAAATGATGTGGAGCTTGTGGTATCCAGTGGGGACAGGCTGTTGTCTCCACCATTGCTTGGGCAGTTCGCTCTTAACGATGTCGCGAAGGTGGAGTCGATGTTGGTTTCATTGTAGATTCTTGTCCGGAAAGTGGTACACCTGGCTTGTCCGATGGTGTGAGATCCTGACcaaattaaatccataaattaaCATCATTCATTTCCTCTAATGTTTGCAACTTTGCATGAATTTGGTAAGAATATGTTCTTTGATAGTTATACCTGAGAGGGCTACCATTTCTTTAGCAGTGAAACCTTTGTTTGAAAAAGCAGTGATGAGACCACTAAGATTCAAAGTTGGAGCAGGGATGTTGGAATTAGCAGCACTCAAGCTTGCAGTGGTTGAATCTCTTCTACCCAAAAGAACTATCCAACTAGGCCCTCCAAGCTGGGAATAAGAAGCATCGAAGCATGAAAACTGAGCTCATTTCTTATTAATTAAATAAGCCTAATCAAGTGAGTTGGAACAGTTTGATTATAATCTCGAATCAAgttcaaattataaaattaagaCTCGATCCAGCTTGGGTTTCATATTTCGAGTTCTAGCTCCAACTATCCATTCCAGCAGCGAATCATTTTACTTACAGCAACAACAGAATCACGAGCAGCAACTGCAACAATATCAGCACAAGAAACAACACCAGGGCACAAACTCTCCACCTGAGATTTGATGGTATCAATAACTTCAAATCCCCTGGCTGAATTGCTGTTTGGAACAGCTGTTTTTTCTCCTGTCATATTTGCTGTATCATCCAACAGTATGGATCCATCGCATCCCTGCAATTCATTACATAACAAACTTTTATTTCATACATGATCATGTTAGCTAGATTCTTTAAAACCATTTCCCAGCTTTTGTTTTGCTCAAAATCAAATCCTTTTTGTGTAAACTATTTACAGATTGTGGATGAAAAGTTATTACGAAATACTCTGCGTTCTCTACGTAGCAGAGCTCATAAAGTTTTATGCTTCATTTGTCTGGACCGTTAGGATCATGTTCCtaaaaatgaattttaagttTATGGTGCAATTTGTGTTTCATATATGAGTATCTCCAAATATGTAAAAACATCGGACACATATCTGTAACATCTCTCAAAAGCAAACATGAAATGATGACGGTATGCAAAATTACAAAAGAATAAAACAATGGTTTTTTTAATATACTatatttaaatgaataaattattttaactaAACAATCATGCAGCATGTTTTTCTAATATCTTTGACACAGTAAAAAATGACGGCATCTAAAATAGCAATCATATGTTGTTTTGAGTGTCGGTCAGGACATTTTTTGTTTTGTATCTTTTGTAGTAGTAGTAATAATAACCGATTTCCAGAATATAAATTTGATTATTACAGACATGCAAATGGAACtgattaaaaggaaaaaaaaaaaaaaaagacgacTTGCATTGACAAAGCAATCGTGGAAATGAAGACGAAGCAAAGAAGCCCCCATGCGAGCTTCATTGGACACAGCAGAGTTGACTGCTGATTTAATGGTGGAAAGTGCTTTAGGGCATGTTGTTGAATAGAAGGTAGAGGACAACTGGGCAGTGGCCATATTCATAAGAAGAAATAAAACCATTCCTAGGAGGAATCTCAACTTGTTAGAAGGGGAACAAGTTTTGGAAGCCATGGATAACAAATTGGAAACAAATCAAAAACAGGAATGTATAGCGAAGGAAGGGTTCAAGTATAGAGGTGATTAAATAGATGTTGAGGAATTGCACTATTTATATAGACCTATATGCCTTAGAGGAGGGGGATGAACTGTTTTACAAGTAAAGAATGGGTTAATTTGGGTGACAGCTAAAATCATTGAATAAAAATATCAACTTACAAATCAAGGATCTGTCCTGTTCCTCTACAAACACTATGTAAGAATTAAAGCATATCCGAgccaattataataatattttgttttgttttaaaattactttttttttatcaaccaaatttcatttttgttttaaattcaacgtaaaaaaaataaagttaaaaataagaaataaagaaaatagcAAAACCGTGTTGTCCCACCACTTCCTTTTTGTTGACCAGTGTTTTCTAGTTGCTTGTACCCCAGAAAAAGCAGATCAAATTAAAGGGTTTTTCTCCAgccaataaatatatatatatatatatatatatattatgcgaGTTGCTAGATTCGACAACAGTAGTTGAAAATCATTTCATGCCGGAGTTTGTATTTTATGATGACAAAACTTGGGCAAATTCTGCTCatcaatttgaaataaaaaaatgctATAACGATTTGTTTTTAGGAAAAGCAGCTCCTCAATGTGGAAATTACAGACTCTGGAGTTGTTAAATTATCAAGATTGGTGGTGGCGACTGCTTTAATAAGCAGCAAGGGAGATGTAGTtcaaattttatgtaaaaatCTCATAGCTTATGGgtggttaaaattttaatagctcACATGtacttttaaattataaaaaaaatacaaaatgtttacaaattttttaaaaatttaaaataattaagaaagactaaaatttaaatattgaggactaaagtgataaaaatattaattaagaccAAAATTTTTACGAATATAttttacttaaaataaaaatataaaaatataaaaatataaaagaatgtTTTAACTTTAAAATAGAAAATAGCGTCAGAAATAAAACAGCCTTCTATCTCTAATTCTATTCATTACTAAAGGTTTGATTTCAAATTCAATACTTGATAACCTTAAAAGTACATATGTTTTATCACCACCACTTAATGTACATTGTATAATAATTATTACAaaatttatctaattaactaGTTTTTTTTTACTTGTGTTTATTAAAAAGATATTAGTGTTTAGTTCTacgtttaataaaaaaattaagatcGTAAAAACTAGTAATATTTTtgacatataataaataaaaaactagGAAATGTAGTTCAATAGTAATAAATACATCCTCATCCAACCAAACCCAATAGATTCATTCCTCCTGCTAAAGGTGATGGCATCCCACATTCACTATAATTTTTTTTAGGATGCAgtaatagaaaaaaaattgtcGTAGAATATGGTATTTGTCCATT
The Gossypium arboreum isolate Shixiya-1 chromosome 10, ASM2569848v2, whole genome shotgun sequence genome window above contains:
- the LOC108465331 gene encoding cationic peroxidase 1-like, coding for MASKTCSPSNKLRFLLGMVLFLLMNMATAQLSSTFYSTTCPKALSTIKSAVNSAVSNEARMGASLLRLHFHDCFVNGCDGSILLDDTANMTGEKTAVPNSNSARGFEVIDTIKSQVESLCPGVVSCADIVAVAARDSVVALGGPSWIVLLGRRDSTTASLSAANSNIPAPTLNLSGLITAFSNKGFTAKEMVALSGSHTIGQARCTTFRTRIYNETNIDSTFATSLRANCPSNGGDNSLSPLDTTSSTSFDNAYFKNLQGQKGLLHSDQQLFSGGSTDSQVNAYSSNLGSFTTDFANAMVKMGNLSPLTGTSGQIRTNCRKAN